A genomic region of Janthinobacterium lividum contains the following coding sequences:
- a CDS encoding sodium-dependent transporter — MKQQAQGSGLTLKRAGFTTGFGVLAATLGSAVGLGNIWKFPYLTGANGGAGFLLIYLLATLLVGLPVMIAEITLGRRAKVNPISTMEQLAPKGKPWWLVGVIGMVAAFLIVAFYSEVVGWVFAYIAKAIDGSILSSDKLVTEAAFASLISNPLQSLLWQWGVLLFIGGILMLGVTKGIEAIAKKLMPLLFLLLLLLCAVSLSLDKAGEGLAFLFRPDFSKLTASVVLTAMGLAFFKLSVGMGTMMTYGSYFRDDQNIPVTTLRVMAADLGVSMLAGIAIFPAVFTFGFAPSAGPSLVFITIPAVFSQIPMGQALMVVFFILAAVAATGAMLSLMEVPVVIFHERFGWTRTRATIVTMLLLAALGSVCALSNSSLADFKLFNLNMFDLFDFVSSNIFLPVGGIAIALFTGWAWGKDHFIDAIGNHGQLQNKTLAHVLLFLLRFVSPVLILIVMLKGLQVF; from the coding sequence ATGAAACAACAAGCTCAAGGATCAGGCCTGACCCTGAAACGGGCTGGCTTTACCACTGGCTTCGGCGTGCTCGCCGCCACCCTCGGTTCCGCAGTCGGTCTCGGCAACATCTGGAAGTTCCCCTACCTGACGGGCGCCAATGGCGGCGCCGGCTTCCTGCTCATCTATCTGCTCGCCACCTTATTAGTGGGACTGCCCGTGATGATCGCGGAAATCACCCTGGGCCGCCGCGCCAAGGTCAACCCGATCTCCACCATGGAACAGCTGGCGCCGAAGGGCAAGCCCTGGTGGCTGGTCGGCGTCATCGGCATGGTCGCCGCCTTCCTGATCGTGGCGTTCTATTCGGAGGTGGTGGGCTGGGTGTTTGCGTATATCGCCAAGGCCATCGATGGTTCCATCCTCAGCAGCGACAAGCTGGTGACGGAAGCGGCCTTCGCTTCGCTGATCAGCAATCCCCTGCAATCGCTGTTGTGGCAATGGGGCGTGCTGCTGTTTATCGGCGGCATATTGATGTTGGGCGTGACCAAGGGCATCGAAGCGATCGCCAAGAAACTGATGCCGCTGCTGTTCCTGCTGTTGCTCCTGCTGTGCGCGGTCAGCCTGTCGCTCGACAAGGCGGGCGAAGGACTGGCGTTCCTGTTCCGTCCTGATTTTTCCAAGCTGACGGCCTCCGTCGTGCTGACGGCCATGGGCCTGGCCTTCTTCAAATTGTCTGTTGGCATGGGTACGATGATGACGTACGGCAGTTATTTCCGCGATGACCAGAATATTCCCGTCACGACTTTACGCGTGATGGCGGCCGACCTCGGCGTATCGATGCTGGCCGGCATCGCCATCTTCCCCGCCGTGTTCACCTTTGGCTTCGCCCCCAGCGCGGGGCCGTCGCTGGTGTTCATCACGATCCCCGCCGTGTTTTCTCAAATACCGATGGGACAAGCTCTGATGGTGGTGTTCTTCATCCTGGCTGCCGTGGCCGCCACGGGGGCGATGCTGTCGCTGATGGAAGTGCCCGTCGTGATTTTCCATGAACGTTTCGGCTGGACGCGCACCAGGGCCACCATCGTGACCATGCTGCTGCTGGCCGCGCTCGGTTCCGTATGCGCCCTCAGTAACAGCAGCCTGGCAGACTTCAAGCTGTTTAACTTGAATATGTTTGATCTGTTCGACTTCGTCTCGTCGAATATCTTCCTGCCCGTGGGTGGCATCGCGATTGCTTTGTTTACAGGCTGGGCCTGGGGCAAGGACCATTTCATTGATGCGATCGGCAACCATGGCCAGCTGCAAAATAAAACCCTGGCGCATGTGCTGCTGTTCCTGCTGCGCTTTGTCTCGCCCGTGCTGATCCTGATCGTGATGCTGAAGGGTTTACAGGTCTTCTAA
- a CDS encoding glycoside hydrolase family 10 protein, whose translation MLSTFKKRLGASAGVLAALAAATLLSSCTSTRLPSAVTPGEAGLPAVPPVQHITGEVPPPAPREFRAAWVSTVANIDWPSRSNLPVAKQQAEALAILDRAKSLNLNAIVLQVRPSADTIYPSQLEPWSEYLTGKQGQPPLPMYDPLAFWVAQAHARGLELHAWFNPYRARHATAKSPLARDSFASTNPASVKQYGRYLWMDPGDAAASRHTTDVVLDVVRRYDIDGVHIDDYFYPYPIDAPGAGAGAETAALDAGNGGAKRELPFPDEPSWQQYLLAGGQLDRPSWRRQNVNQLIEALYTGIHREKSWVRFGISPFGIGRPDRRPAGIVGFSQYDKLYADAELWLAKGWLDYLSPQLYWPVAQAPQAFGVLLDYWLAQNPYGRHVWPGLYTSRIDNSAKSFTPQEIIKQIEVTRTRPGANGQVHFSMVPLMQNRKGVSEQLKATVYQSPALIPATPWLGKEAPGTPVLALRRDSTSLNIKLTAGGGKAVAQYAVWARYGEDWRFTVVTGVQGELTLVDDAIGKVNAVVVSAVDRLGNESPRVTVRAPFTAPAK comes from the coding sequence TTGTTGTCTACTTTCAAAAAACGCCTGGGCGCCAGCGCCGGCGTACTGGCCGCGCTGGCCGCCGCCACATTGCTCAGCAGTTGTACCAGTACCAGGCTGCCCTCCGCAGTGACGCCAGGCGAAGCGGGTTTGCCGGCCGTGCCGCCCGTGCAGCACATCACGGGCGAAGTGCCGCCGCCGGCGCCGCGCGAGTTCCGCGCCGCCTGGGTCTCGACGGTCGCCAATATCGACTGGCCCAGCCGCAGCAATTTGCCGGTCGCCAAGCAGCAAGCGGAAGCGCTGGCCATTCTCGACCGCGCCAAGTCCTTGAATTTGAACGCGATTGTGCTGCAGGTGCGGCCCAGCGCCGACACGATTTACCCATCGCAACTGGAGCCTTGGTCCGAATACCTGACCGGCAAGCAAGGCCAGCCGCCGTTGCCGATGTATGACCCGCTGGCCTTCTGGGTGGCGCAGGCGCATGCGCGCGGCCTGGAATTGCACGCCTGGTTTAACCCCTACCGTGCCCGTCACGCGACGGCCAAGTCGCCGCTGGCACGCGACAGTTTCGCTTCCACCAACCCGGCGTCCGTCAAGCAATACGGCCGCTACCTGTGGATGGACCCGGGCGATGCCGCCGCCTCCAGGCACACGACGGACGTGGTGCTGGACGTGGTGCGCCGCTACGATATCGACGGCGTGCATATCGACGATTACTTTTATCCGTATCCGATCGATGCGCCTGGCGCCGGTGCGGGCGCCGAGACGGCCGCGCTGGATGCGGGCAATGGCGGCGCCAAGCGTGAACTGCCGTTCCCCGATGAGCCTTCCTGGCAGCAATATTTGCTGGCCGGTGGCCAGCTGGACCGCCCTTCCTGGCGCCGCCAGAATGTCAACCAGCTGATCGAAGCCTTATATACAGGCATCCACCGCGAAAAGAGCTGGGTGCGCTTCGGCATCAGCCCGTTCGGCATCGGCCGTCCCGACCGCCGCCCGGCCGGCATCGTCGGCTTCAGCCAGTACGATAAATTGTATGCGGATGCGGAACTGTGGCTGGCCAAGGGCTGGCTCGATTACCTGTCGCCGCAGTTGTATTGGCCCGTGGCGCAGGCGCCGCAAGCGTTTGGCGTGCTGCTCGACTACTGGTTGGCGCAAAATCCGTATGGCCGCCACGTGTGGCCCGGTTTATACACGAGCCGCATCGACAATTCCGCCAAGTCCTTCACGCCGCAAGAGATCATCAAGCAGATCGAAGTGACGCGCACGCGCCCCGGCGCGAATGGACAAGTGCATTTCAGCATGGTGCCCCTGATGCAGAACCGCAAGGGTGTCAGCGAGCAACTCAAGGCGACCGTATATCAAAGCCCTGCCCTGATTCCCGCTACGCCATGGCTGGGCAAGGAAGCACCGGGTACGCCCGTGCTGGCCTTGCGCCGCGATTCCACCAGCCTGAACATCAAATTGACGGCGGGCGGCGGCAAAGCCGTGGCGCAGTACGCGGTCTGGGCCCGCTACGGCGAAGACTGGCGCTTTACCGTGGTCACGGGCGTGCAAGGCGAGCTGACCCTGGTCGACGATGCCATTGGTAAAGTCAATGCGGTAGTGGTCAGCGCCGTGGACCGCCTCGGCAATGAAAGCCCCCGCGTTACCGTGCGCGCACCGTTTACGGCCCCCGCCAAGTAG
- the dacB gene encoding D-alanyl-D-alanine carboxypeptidase/D-alanyl-D-alanine-endopeptidase — protein sequence MLRPVLMAALLAGLGLSTAHAQLPESVSLLLRSANIPEDAMGAIVLRGNATVLSHGAERSMQPASTMKLVTTAVGLEQLGPIFRGRTELRTSADVINGVLKGDLILRGGADTDFNADVLAHMLQTLRNQGIVKIKGDLILDRQLFQPARPDIGAAPFDESAEFRYNVIPDALLLNTNLLDINMNSTERQLSILMQPPLENVSITSDMKLVKGSCARWEDGWRPPEYRRDANGKLQVILHGTFPQNCSKATSINVLDRNDYADRLFRATWKRLGGTITGTVREAPATGLPPTAEPVGTRMLADHVARALPEVLRDINKTSDNTLARTLFLSLGSLQSDGWLGSRPVAMAVPEDTASRARQVIQEWFQRHNIDTQGMLVDNGSGLSRTGRIAPAQMAGVLQAMQQSPWAPEFQSSLPIVALDGTMRKRLLNSPAAARARIKTGTLKNVVAIAGYVPDANNQLCVVVAMINSDLVGNGNGRAAVDALIEWVARSGATPVVAGQ from the coding sequence ATGTTACGTCCTGTTCTGATGGCTGCGCTGTTGGCGGGTCTGGGCCTGTCGACCGCCCACGCGCAATTGCCCGAATCCGTCAGCCTGCTGCTGCGCAGCGCAAATATTCCGGAAGACGCCATGGGCGCCATCGTCTTGCGCGGCAACGCCACCGTGCTGTCACATGGGGCCGAGCGCAGCATGCAGCCCGCGTCCACCATGAAGCTGGTGACGACGGCCGTGGGCCTGGAGCAGCTGGGCCCCATCTTTCGCGGCCGCACGGAGTTGCGCACCAGCGCCGATGTCATCAATGGCGTGCTGAAGGGCGACTTGATCCTGCGCGGCGGCGCCGACACGGATTTCAATGCGGACGTACTCGCACACATGCTGCAAACCCTGCGTAACCAGGGCATCGTCAAAATCAAGGGTGATTTGATCCTCGACCGCCAGCTGTTCCAGCCGGCCCGGCCCGATATCGGCGCAGCACCTTTCGACGAATCCGCCGAATTCCGCTACAACGTCATTCCCGATGCATTATTGCTGAACACCAATCTGCTCGATATCAACATGAACTCGACGGAGCGGCAATTGAGCATCCTGATGCAGCCGCCGCTCGAAAATGTCAGCATCACGAGCGACATGAAACTGGTCAAGGGCAGTTGCGCCAGATGGGAAGACGGCTGGCGCCCGCCCGAATACCGGCGCGATGCGAACGGCAAGCTGCAGGTGATTCTGCACGGCACCTTCCCGCAAAATTGCAGCAAGGCCACCAGCATCAACGTGCTCGACCGCAACGATTATGCGGACCGTTTGTTCCGTGCCACCTGGAAACGCCTGGGCGGCACGATCACGGGCACGGTGCGCGAAGCGCCGGCAACAGGCTTGCCGCCAACGGCCGAACCCGTCGGCACGCGCATGCTGGCCGACCACGTGGCGCGCGCCTTGCCCGAGGTCTTGCGCGATATCAACAAGACCTCCGACAACACCCTGGCCCGTACTTTGTTCCTGAGCCTGGGCAGTTTGCAGAGCGATGGCTGGTTAGGCAGCCGCCCCGTCGCCATGGCGGTGCCGGAAGACACGGCCAGCCGGGCACGGCAAGTCATCCAGGAATGGTTCCAGCGGCACAATATCGATACCCAAGGCATGCTGGTCGACAATGGTTCCGGCTTGTCGCGCACGGGACGCATTGCGCCAGCGCAAATGGCCGGCGTCTTGCAGGCGATGCAGCAAAGTCCGTGGGCGCCCGAGTTCCAGTCCAGCCTGCCCATCGTCGCGCTGGACGGCACCATGCGCAAGCGCCTGTTGAACAGCCCGGCCGCCGCGCGGGCCCGCATCAAGACGGGAACGTTGAAGAATGTCGTCGCCATCGCCGGCTATGTGCCCGACGCCAACAACCAACTGTGCGTGGTGGTCGCCATGATCAATAGCGACCTGGTGGGCAATGGTAATGGCCGCGCAGCGGTCGATGCGCTGATTGAATGGGTCGCCAGGAGCGGCGCCACGCCGGTAGTGGCCGGCCAATAA
- a CDS encoding M15 family metallopeptidase: protein MSVASLQLEAVGSDPQFRHLSSIAGIAVDLRYATPDNFVGRDLYSPIDCAWLHRDAAAALEKAVAWLAVKRPDHHLLVLDALRPQRVQQQLWDALQGTELLGYIAEPSRGSIHSFGMALDITIVGPDGQELDMGTGFDDLSERSHPALELVLLEKGEITEEHVAHRRLLRDAMFQAGFFGINSEWWHFDCGDRVLVRQTYTRVL from the coding sequence ATGTCTGTTGCAAGTTTGCAATTGGAAGCGGTCGGCAGCGATCCGCAATTTCGCCACCTGAGCAGCATCGCCGGCATCGCCGTCGACTTGCGCTATGCCACGCCCGACAATTTCGTCGGCCGCGACTTATACAGCCCTATCGATTGCGCCTGGCTGCACCGCGATGCGGCGGCCGCCCTGGAAAAAGCCGTGGCCTGGCTGGCCGTGAAGCGTCCCGATCATCATTTATTGGTGCTCGACGCCTTGCGCCCGCAGCGGGTGCAGCAGCAACTGTGGGATGCGCTGCAGGGCACGGAGTTGCTGGGCTATATCGCCGAACCGTCGCGTGGCTCGATCCACTCGTTCGGCATGGCGCTCGACATCACCATCGTCGGCCCGGATGGGCAGGAACTGGACATGGGAACTGGCTTTGACGATTTAAGTGAGCGCTCGCACCCGGCGCTGGAGCTGGTTTTGCTGGAAAAGGGGGAAATTACCGAGGAACACGTGGCGCACCGCCGATTGTTGCGCGACGCCATGTTCCAGGCAGGCTTCTTCGGCATCAACAGCGAATGGTGGCATTTCGATTGCGGCGACCGGGTGCTGGTGCGCCAGACCTACACCCGGGTTCTCTGA
- a CDS encoding LysR family transcriptional regulator, with translation MRLRHIEVFHAIMQVGTISGAAQVLHISQPAVTKVLQHCELQLGMPLFERVRGKLYPKPEAHRLFVETEKLNRDLLGIRRLAASLKGHAVETIRLVSTPTIAISVLPFAMTEWRRDFPHTRCQLATHHTGEIVNTLRLGEADLAVSLQDPRHPGIVAEPIAQGVMTVIAPAGTWHAADCGTPLTAHGLNGELIGHADNDPLGELVVAACEAQDIHPVFSTVVQTYQIARSLVEAGAGMAVVDPFTAASGSPERLQRRPWAPTIPIQLYLLTASHSPLSHGARRLADSIGVAARNCLERGV, from the coding sequence ATGCGGCTGCGTCATATCGAAGTGTTTCACGCCATCATGCAAGTTGGCACCATCAGCGGTGCGGCCCAGGTGCTGCATATTTCGCAGCCGGCCGTGACCAAGGTCTTGCAGCATTGCGAATTGCAACTGGGCATGCCGCTGTTCGAGCGCGTACGGGGCAAGTTGTATCCGAAGCCCGAGGCACACCGCTTGTTTGTCGAGACGGAAAAGCTCAACCGCGATTTATTGGGCATCCGCCGCCTGGCAGCCAGCCTGAAGGGTCATGCGGTGGAAACCATCCGCCTGGTCTCCACGCCGACGATCGCCATCAGCGTCTTGCCGTTTGCCATGACGGAGTGGCGGCGCGACTTCCCCCACACGCGTTGTCAGTTGGCTACCCACCACACGGGCGAGATCGTCAATACCTTGCGCCTCGGTGAAGCGGACTTGGCCGTGTCGCTGCAAGACCCGCGTCATCCGGGCATCGTGGCTGAACCCATCGCGCAGGGCGTCATGACGGTGATTGCGCCGGCCGGCACCTGGCATGCGGCCGATTGCGGCACGCCGTTGACGGCGCATGGCCTGAACGGCGAGCTGATCGGCCATGCGGACAACGATCCACTGGGCGAACTGGTGGTCGCCGCCTGCGAGGCGCAGGATATCCACCCCGTCTTTTCTACCGTGGTGCAGACCTATCAAATCGCCCGTTCCCTGGTGGAAGCGGGCGCTGGCATGGCCGTGGTCGATCCTTTTACGGCCGCGTCCGGCTCGCCCGAGCGCCTGCAGCGCCGTCCTTGGGCGCCCACCATCCCCATCCAACTGTATTTATTGACGGCGAGCCACTCGCCGCTGTCGCATGGCGCGCGGCGCCTGGCCGACAGCATCGGCGTGGCGGCACGCAACTGCCTGGAAAGAGGAGTCTGA
- a CDS encoding N-acetylmuramic acid 6-phosphate etherase yields MLKTETPSRRHPDLDLYPVEQLVAALVDDQFWAVEAVRLASPDIAAAITAALPRIAAGGRLLYVGAGTSGRLGVLDSVELNPTFSWPPERAVAILAGGAGAMFTAVEGAEDDLQQGEADLLSLQPQDNDVVILLAASGATPYVLGALLAARKAGALTIGIANNVDAPVAHEAQCGIVLDTGTEVISGSTRLKAGTAQKITLNTISSALMVGLHKTYGNLMVDLKPTNAKLIWRAVRLTMHATGASEVQARTVLEQCHYHVKVAIVALIKKINTNQAQALLAGADGSVRAALAA; encoded by the coding sequence ATGTTGAAAACTGAAACTCCGAGCCGGCGGCATCCGGATCTGGACCTGTATCCGGTGGAGCAACTGGTGGCGGCGCTGGTCGATGACCAGTTCTGGGCCGTCGAGGCCGTGCGGCTGGCGTCGCCCGACATCGCTGCGGCCATCACGGCCGCCCTGCCCCGCATCGCTGCCGGCGGCCGCCTGCTGTACGTGGGCGCGGGCACGTCGGGCCGCCTGGGCGTACTCGACAGTGTCGAACTCAATCCCACGTTTTCGTGGCCGCCCGAGCGGGCCGTCGCCATCCTGGCCGGCGGTGCGGGCGCCATGTTCACGGCTGTCGAAGGGGCGGAAGATGATTTACAGCAAGGCGAGGCGGACTTGCTGTCCCTGCAGCCGCAAGACAATGACGTGGTGATCCTGCTGGCCGCCTCCGGCGCCACGCCGTATGTGCTGGGCGCCCTGCTGGCCGCGCGCAAGGCGGGCGCTTTGACGATAGGCATCGCCAACAATGTGGATGCGCCCGTGGCGCACGAGGCGCAATGCGGCATCGTGCTCGACACGGGCACGGAAGTCATTTCCGGCAGCACCCGCCTGAAAGCGGGCACGGCGCAAAAAATCACCCTGAACACGATTTCCAGCGCGCTGATGGTCGGTTTGCATAAAACTTACGGAAACTTGATGGTAGACTTGAAGCCGACCAACGCCAAGCTGATCTGGCGGGCGGTGCGTCTCACCATGCACGCCACCGGCGCCAGCGAAGTGCAGGCCAGGACCGTGCTGGAGCAATGCCACTATCACGTCAAGGTGGCGATTGTTGCCTTGATCAAAAAAATCAACACAAACCAGGCACAGGCATTGTTGGCCGGCGCGGACGGCAGTGTGCGGGCGGCACTGGCGGCGTGA
- a CDS encoding N-acetylmuramoyl-L-alanine amidase yields the protein MKKIALALLVALLSACTTPAPHLDHSLNARSQSPRVKFIVIHYTVSDLPRSIKILTEQVVSSHYLLTDTDKPKFYVLVDESRQANHAGVSNWKTYTQLNVSSIGIEIVNPGYKDTPEGRLWYPFPQAQIDELIPLLKDIQARYNIAPENILGHNEIAPQRKQDPGPLFPWRQLADAGLIVWPDANRVAAQRLIFEQQVPDAVWFQKKLAQHGYATPNTGVFDEATRNVLIAFQMKYRNTLFDGTPDGETAALLEVLTTPAPAVVAK from the coding sequence ATGAAAAAAATCGCCCTCGCCCTGCTGGTGGCCCTGCTCTCCGCCTGTACCACGCCCGCGCCGCACCTCGACCACAGCTTGAACGCGCGCAGCCAGAGCCCGCGCGTGAAATTCATCGTCATCCATTACACCGTCAGCGACCTGCCCCGCTCGATCAAGATCCTGACGGAACAAGTGGTCAGCAGCCATTATTTGCTGACGGACACCGACAAGCCGAAGTTTTACGTGCTGGTCGACGAATCGCGCCAGGCCAATCATGCGGGTGTGAGTAACTGGAAGACTTATACACAGCTGAATGTCAGCTCAATCGGTATCGAGATCGTCAACCCGGGCTACAAGGACACGCCGGAAGGCCGCCTCTGGTATCCATTCCCCCAGGCACAGATCGATGAGTTGATTCCACTGCTGAAAGATATCCAGGCCCGCTACAACATCGCGCCGGAAAATATCCTTGGCCATAACGAGATCGCCCCACAGCGCAAGCAGGATCCGGGACCGCTGTTTCCTTGGCGCCAGCTGGCCGATGCAGGCCTGATCGTCTGGCCTGACGCGAACAGAGTGGCTGCGCAGCGCCTCATTTTTGAGCAGCAAGTGCCGGACGCCGTCTGGTTCCAGAAAAAGCTGGCCCAGCACGGCTATGCGACGCCGAACACGGGCGTCTTCGATGAAGCGACGCGCAATGTGCTGATCGCTTTCCAGATGAAATACCGCAACACCTTGTTCGATGGCACGCCCGATGGCGAAACGGCGGCCCTGCTGGAAGTGCTGACGACGCCGGCCCCAGCTGTTGTTGCAAAGTAG
- a CDS encoding N-acetylglucosamine kinase — translation MISFPVTNIDTAVLGLGIDAGGTQTRWALANGDGVIVADGAVEGLSALQMSSAAGRAAVHAAFSRLCQAVLAVGQPRAVVAGLTGFGGDDVALAHMLATLLALDVGDVRLGNDIDIAYRDSFEPGEGYLVYAGTGSIAAWIDADGVFHRAGGRGVLLDDGGGGYWIAREALRYIWRREDEAPGSWQDSPMAEAVFSQLGGSDWSLSRAFMYGQDRGAIGRLALAVAASAESDPLALDILQRAGQELARLALALTTRYGPRPVVLAGRAAQLHPAIAVAMRAALPVSLMMEQKVARSHEAAAKVAARAASQRTGKN, via the coding sequence ATGATTTCCTTCCCTGTAACCAATATTGACACTGCCGTGCTGGGGCTGGGCATCGACGCGGGCGGCACGCAGACGCGCTGGGCCCTGGCCAACGGGGACGGCGTCATCGTGGCCGATGGGGCTGTGGAAGGCTTGTCTGCCTTGCAAATGAGCAGCGCAGCGGGCCGCGCGGCCGTGCACGCCGCATTTTCCAGACTGTGCCAGGCCGTGCTGGCCGTTGGCCAACCGCGCGCCGTGGTGGCGGGCTTGACGGGCTTTGGCGGCGACGATGTGGCGCTGGCCCACATGCTGGCGACCCTGCTGGCGCTGGACGTCGGCGACGTGCGCTTGGGCAACGATATCGATATCGCTTATCGCGACAGTTTTGAACCCGGCGAAGGTTATCTGGTCTACGCTGGCACGGGCTCGATTGCCGCCTGGATCGATGCGGATGGCGTATTTCATCGCGCAGGCGGGCGCGGCGTGCTGCTTGACGATGGCGGTGGCGGTTACTGGATCGCGCGCGAAGCCTTGCGCTACATCTGGCGCCGCGAAGACGAGGCGCCTGGCAGTTGGCAAGACTCGCCCATGGCCGAAGCCGTGTTTTCGCAACTGGGCGGCAGCGACTGGTCGCTGTCGCGCGCCTTCATGTATGGCCAGGACCGGGGCGCCATCGGCCGGCTGGCGCTGGCCGTGGCCGCCAGTGCGGAAAGCGACCCGCTGGCGCTGGACATCTTGCAGCGCGCGGGACAGGAACTGGCGCGTCTGGCGCTGGCCTTGACGACGCGCTACGGTCCCCGTCCTGTGGTGCTGGCGGGCCGCGCAGCGCAATTGCACCCGGCCATCGCGGTTGCCATGCGCGCCGCTTTGCCGGTATCGTTGATGATGGAGCAAAAAGTTGCCCGTTCGCATGAGGCTGCGGCCAAGGTGGCAGCCCGGGCAGCCAGTCAGCGTACTGGCAAGAACTGA
- a CDS encoding MFS transporter, translated as MELVKQTVPARANKPSNKPWLWIPSLYFGQGIPYVVVMTLSVIMYKNYGFSNTDIALYTSWLYLPWVIKPLWSPFIDMYRTKRFWIVGLQLVIGAALALVALTTSLPHFFQISLAIFWLMAFSSATHDIAADGFYMLGLEEHQQAAFVGVRSTFYRLAMIAGQGGLVYLAGYLTHATGNVQLAWSVVFAILSGLFIALFLYHYFVLPKPQDDRPSIQGAGISPLQEFVATFASFFKKKDILVILGFLLLFRLGEAQLLKLAAPFLLDPVAKGGLGLSTEQVGLVYGTIGVIALTLGGLLGGFIISRFGLKRCLWIMVLSVHLPDLVFVYLATALPSSIYVIASGIALEQFGYGFGFASYMLYMIMVSDGAHKTAHYAICTGFMALGMMLPGMASGWIQQMLGYQHFFIWVCIATIPAFIMAALVKIDPEFGKKAEA; from the coding sequence ATGGAGCTAGTGAAACAAACCGTCCCGGCGCGCGCAAATAAGCCGTCAAATAAGCCGTGGCTGTGGATCCCTTCCCTGTATTTTGGCCAGGGCATCCCCTATGTAGTGGTCATGACACTCTCCGTGATCATGTACAAGAACTACGGTTTTTCCAATACGGATATCGCGCTGTATACGAGCTGGCTGTACTTGCCGTGGGTCATCAAGCCCCTGTGGTCGCCCTTTATCGACATGTACCGCACCAAGCGCTTCTGGATCGTCGGCTTGCAGCTGGTGATCGGCGCCGCGCTGGCGCTGGTGGCCCTGACGACGTCGCTGCCGCACTTTTTCCAGATCAGTCTGGCCATCTTCTGGCTGATGGCCTTCAGTTCCGCCACGCATGATATTGCCGCCGACGGTTTTTATATGCTGGGCCTGGAAGAACACCAGCAGGCGGCCTTTGTCGGCGTGCGCAGCACGTTTTACCGCCTGGCGATGATCGCCGGCCAGGGCGGCCTCGTGTATCTGGCTGGCTATCTGACGCATGCGACGGGCAATGTGCAGCTGGCCTGGTCCGTCGTGTTTGCCATTTTATCTGGCCTGTTCATCGCCCTCTTCCTGTACCACTATTTTGTCTTGCCGAAACCGCAGGATGACCGCCCCAGCATCCAGGGCGCCGGTATTTCTCCTCTGCAAGAGTTTGTCGCCACCTTTGCCTCCTTTTTCAAGAAGAAGGATATTCTCGTCATCCTGGGCTTCTTGCTGCTGTTCCGCCTCGGCGAAGCGCAACTGCTCAAATTGGCCGCGCCCTTCCTGCTCGACCCCGTTGCCAAGGGCGGCCTGGGCCTCAGCACGGAACAGGTAGGCCTCGTCTACGGCACCATCGGCGTCATCGCCCTGACCTTGGGCGGCTTGCTGGGAGGATTCATCATTTCCCGCTTCGGCTTGAAACGTTGCCTGTGGATTATGGTGCTGTCCGTCCACTTGCCCGACCTGGTGTTTGTCTATCTGGCCACCGCTTTGCCCAGCAGCATCTATGTGATTGCCAGTGGCATCGCCCTGGAGCAATTTGGCTATGGCTTCGGTTTCGCTTCGTATATGTTGTACATGATCATGGTGTCCGATGGCGCCCATAAAACGGCCCATTACGCCATCTGCACGGGCTTCATGGCCCTGGGCATGATGCTGCCGGGCATGGCCAGCGGCTGGATCCAGCAAATGCTCGGTTACCAGCATTTCTTCATCTGGGTTTGCATCGCTACCATTCCCGCTTTCATCATGGCCGCGCTGGTCAAGATCGATCCCGAATTCGGCAAGAAGGCCGAAGCCTGA